A genomic region of Arachis stenosperma cultivar V10309 chromosome 9, arast.V10309.gnm1.PFL2, whole genome shotgun sequence contains the following coding sequences:
- the LOC130950140 gene encoding ethylene-responsive transcription factor ERF027-like, translated as MSRHRNPAQTCPPTNQLPYGYGYVPSPPAATPPTWSSSPSHSGTMRYRGTRLRSGKWVSEIRLPRTTKRIWLGTYATPEMAAAAYDAATLALRGPEAHLNFPNFILSYPIPASFSDADIRAAAAVAASFVDQYRTTTEAPPAITTSAAADTYYYNSSIGQVEGIIGDYFDEDELLNMPSVIQDMARGLQISPPRMPSFYSDDSSDDIYSDLYTLW; from the coding sequence ATGAGCCGCCATAGGAACCCCGCACAAACTTGCCCTCCCACTAATCAACTCCCCTATGGCTATGGCTATGTACCATCACCACCAGCAGCCACGCCTCCAACTTGGTCATCATCCCCTTCCCACTCCGGCACCATGCGCTACAGGGGCACGCGTCTCCGAAGTGGGAAGTGGGTGTCGGAGATAAGGTTACCACGTACCACCAAGCGCATTTGGCTGGGGACATACGCAACGCCTGAGATGGCTGCTGCTGCTTACGATGCTGCTACTCTTGCACTCAGGGGCCCCGAAGCCCATCTCAACTTCCCCAATTTCATACTCTCTTACCCTATTCCTGCTTCATTCTCCGATGCTGATATTCGCGCTGCCGCTGCCGTCGCCGCCTCCTTCGTCGATCAGTATAGGACTACCACCGAGGCGCCACCAGCGATTACTACTTCTGCTGCTGCTGATACCTATTACTACAACAGTAGTATCGGACAAGTAGAAGGGATTATAGGAGATTATTTTGATGAGGATGAGCTGTTGAATATGCCGAGTGTGATCCAAGACATGGCCAGAGGACTGCAGATTAGCCCCCCAAGGATGCCTTCTTTCTACTCCGATGATTCCTCCGATGACATTTATTCGGACCTGTATACCCTTTGGTAA